A DNA window from Kitasatospora atroaurantiaca contains the following coding sequences:
- a CDS encoding class I SAM-dependent methyltransferase — translation MTSDQPERVKAELEAIPETALWTLYHRAVEARRLDTVLDDPKAVELVERIDYPFEERFGPDGGLQGQLQALRAGCFDREIEDFLARCPRGTVVCLGEGLETQYWRVDNGRATWITVDLPEAVALREELLPPGPRQRLIACSVTDPRWMDEVDAERGVLITAQGLLMYLRPGEVRDLIAGCAERFPGGTLVLDAVPRWFSRMATQGKLRSHGYQAPPMPWGMDAAERDKLATAHPGVAEIRDVLPVGGRGVVGALLPYLARLPVVSARRPSVVAVRFSDR, via the coding sequence ATGACGTCCGATCAGCCCGAGAGGGTCAAGGCCGAGCTGGAGGCGATCCCGGAGACCGCCCTCTGGACGCTGTACCACCGCGCGGTGGAGGCCCGCCGCCTCGACACCGTGCTCGACGACCCCAAGGCCGTCGAGCTGGTCGAGCGGATCGACTACCCCTTCGAGGAGCGCTTCGGCCCCGACGGCGGACTCCAGGGCCAGCTCCAGGCGCTGCGGGCCGGCTGCTTCGACCGCGAGATCGAGGACTTCCTGGCCCGCTGCCCGCGCGGCACCGTGGTCTGCCTGGGCGAAGGGCTGGAGACGCAGTACTGGCGGGTGGACAACGGGCGCGCCACCTGGATCACGGTCGACTTGCCCGAGGCGGTCGCGCTGCGTGAGGAGCTGCTGCCGCCGGGGCCGCGCCAACGGCTGATCGCCTGTTCCGTCACCGACCCGCGCTGGATGGACGAGGTCGACGCCGAGCGGGGCGTGCTGATCACCGCCCAGGGCCTGCTGATGTACCTGCGGCCCGGTGAGGTCCGCGACCTGATCGCCGGCTGCGCCGAACGCTTCCCCGGCGGCACGCTGGTCCTCGACGCCGTTCCGCGCTGGTTCAGCCGGATGGCGACGCAGGGGAAGCTGCGCAGCCATGGCTACCAGGCCCCGCCGATGCCCTGGGGGATGGACGCCGCCGAGCGGGACAAGCTGGCCACTGCGCACCCGGGCGTCGCCGAGATCCGCGACGTGCTGCCGGTGGGCGGCCGGGGCGTGGTGGGCGCACTCCTGCCGTACCTGGCCAGGCTGCCGGTGGTCTCGGCAAGGCGGCCGTCGGTGGTGGCGGTGCGGTTCTCGGACCGGTAG
- a CDS encoding O-methyltransferase produces the protein MSQQQWTAVDEYFGEVLIGADPVLESALAGADEAGLPHINVAPNQGKLLHLLALTVGARRILEVGTLGGYSAIWMARALPADGKLITLEIDPKHAEVARGNLKHAGLAEVAEVRIGPAADTLAQLAREGAEPFDFVFIDADKPGNPAYFEWAVKLSRPGTLIVVDNVVRGGAVADAASTDPSVTGSRRLHEVVAAEPRVSATSVQTVGVKGYDGFLLARVES, from the coding sequence ATGAGCCAGCAGCAGTGGACGGCAGTCGACGAGTACTTCGGCGAGGTCCTGATCGGTGCGGATCCCGTCCTGGAGTCGGCGCTCGCCGGCGCGGACGAGGCGGGGCTGCCGCACATCAACGTCGCGCCCAACCAGGGCAAGCTCCTGCACCTGCTGGCCCTCACGGTGGGTGCCCGGCGGATCCTGGAGGTCGGCACCCTCGGCGGGTACAGCGCGATCTGGATGGCCCGCGCGCTGCCGGCCGACGGGAAGCTGATCACCCTGGAGATCGACCCGAAGCACGCCGAGGTGGCCCGGGGGAACCTCAAGCACGCGGGCCTGGCCGAGGTCGCGGAGGTGCGGATCGGCCCTGCGGCCGACACGCTGGCACAGCTGGCCCGTGAGGGTGCGGAGCCGTTCGACTTCGTCTTCATCGACGCCGACAAGCCGGGCAACCCGGCGTACTTCGAGTGGGCCGTGAAGCTCTCCCGCCCGGGCACGCTGATCGTGGTGGACAACGTGGTGCGCGGCGGCGCGGTCGCCGATGCCGCCAGCACCGACCCGAGCGTGACCGGCTCGCGTCGCCTGCACGAGGTGGTCGCCGCCGAGCCGCGCGTCTCGGCGACCTCGGTGCAGACGGTGGGCGTCAAGGGGTACGACGGGTTCCTGCTGGCCCGGGTGGAGAGCTGA
- a CDS encoding alpha/beta hydrolase, whose protein sequence is MEFREDILGAPYEAAELPLTPDDEGAVSATLVRRLVPGSEKAVLYLHGYTDYFFQTHLADHFVRAGFSFYALDLRKYGRSLRPHHSPNFVRDLSAYDEELDEAVRIIREQDGHTRLLVNGHSTGGLVAALWASRRAGQGLVDGLFLNSPFLSMPTSPAMRALGAPAVGALGRLAATRKLPAPLNPHYVHSLHRDHRGDWDFDLTLKPAEGFPLYAGWLAAIQRGHRQVRRGLHIDCPVLLMASTASTITGKWDPALMHTDAILRADDIAALAPRLGRHVTTVRIDGGVHDLVLSGPAARTQVFSELDRWIGTYFPALAG, encoded by the coding sequence GTGGAGTTCCGAGAAGACATCCTGGGTGCACCCTACGAGGCGGCCGAGCTGCCGCTGACCCCCGACGACGAGGGTGCGGTCAGCGCGACCCTGGTCAGGCGGCTGGTCCCCGGTTCCGAGAAGGCCGTGCTCTACCTCCACGGGTACACCGACTACTTCTTCCAGACCCATCTCGCCGACCACTTCGTGCGGGCCGGCTTCTCCTTCTACGCCCTGGATCTGCGCAAGTACGGGCGCTCGCTGCGCCCCCACCACTCGCCGAACTTCGTCCGCGACCTGAGCGCCTACGACGAGGAGCTGGACGAGGCGGTCCGGATCATCCGCGAGCAGGACGGTCACACCCGGCTGCTGGTCAACGGGCACTCCACCGGCGGCCTGGTCGCCGCCCTCTGGGCCTCCCGCAGGGCCGGCCAGGGCCTGGTGGACGGGCTCTTCCTCAACAGCCCGTTCCTCTCGATGCCCACCAGCCCCGCCATGCGCGCCCTGGGCGCACCCGCCGTCGGCGCGCTCGGCCGGCTGGCGGCGACCCGCAAGCTTCCGGCCCCGCTCAACCCGCACTACGTGCACAGCCTGCACCGCGACCACCGCGGCGACTGGGACTTCGACCTCACCCTCAAGCCCGCCGAAGGCTTCCCGCTCTACGCCGGCTGGCTGGCCGCCATCCAGCGCGGCCACCGCCAGGTGCGACGCGGCCTGCACATCGACTGCCCGGTCCTGCTGATGGCCTCCACCGCCTCCACCATCACCGGCAAGTGGGACCCGGCCCTGATGCACACCGACGCCATCCTGCGCGCGGACGACATCGCCGCGCTCGCCCCCCGCCTCGGCCGCCACGTCACCACCGTCCGGATCGACGGCGGCGTGCACGACCTGGTCCTGTCCGGGCCGGCCGCCCGTACCCAGGTCTTCTCCGAGCTGGACCGCTGGATCGGCACGTACTTCCCGGCGCTGGCGGGCTGA
- a CDS encoding DedA family protein has protein sequence MHIAQWIESVPPTAVYGLVGLIILVESLGIPLPGEIALVTASVLAASGVVNPWGVALCAIAGAIIGDSIGYSIGRKGGKPLFEKLGRKFPKHFGPDHLATAEKAFQKWGMWAVFFGRFIALLRIFAGPLAGALRMPYWKFLIANVLGGICWAGGTTLLVYQVGKVAEHWLKSFSWIGLIAAVLGGALSAWILKRRAAKAGAAHAEAAVATSDTVAAPVAD, from the coding sequence TTGCACATCGCCCAGTGGATCGAGAGTGTCCCGCCCACCGCGGTCTACGGGCTGGTGGGGCTGATCATCCTGGTGGAGAGCCTCGGGATCCCCCTGCCGGGTGAGATCGCACTGGTCACGGCTTCGGTGCTGGCGGCGAGCGGCGTGGTGAACCCCTGGGGGGTGGCCCTGTGTGCGATCGCCGGTGCGATCATCGGTGACTCGATCGGGTACTCGATCGGGCGCAAGGGCGGCAAGCCGCTGTTCGAGAAGCTCGGCCGGAAGTTCCCCAAGCACTTCGGGCCCGACCACCTGGCGACCGCCGAGAAGGCGTTCCAGAAGTGGGGGATGTGGGCGGTCTTCTTCGGGCGGTTCATCGCCCTGCTGCGGATCTTTGCCGGGCCGCTCGCGGGCGCGCTGCGGATGCCGTACTGGAAGTTCCTGATCGCCAACGTGCTCGGCGGCATCTGCTGGGCAGGCGGCACCACGCTGCTGGTCTACCAGGTCGGCAAGGTGGCCGAGCACTGGCTGAAGAGCTTCTCCTGGATCGGTCTGATCGCGGCCGTGCTCGGCGGCGCCCTGTCGGCCTGGATCCTCAAGCGCCGTGCGGCCAAGGCCGGGGCCGCCCACGCGGAGGCGGCGGTCGCCACGAGCGACACGGTGGCCGCGCCGGTCGCCGACTGA
- a CDS encoding cupin domain-containing protein, which translates to MPRNREEPAVPRPRPTDGLVVPPGAGRTIRTAAQQVTFKVTGAHSRVASTFEVVVPPGFDVGAHTHDRSEELFYLIEGELDVLAFEPRIRTRADWRTWESPSGERHVRATPGTLILVPPGCPHAFANPTGRPARMLFQASPPPDHERYFEELLDLLNSGGDIDPAAVEELRRRYDIEQLTPLRHAPAAGARIGATP; encoded by the coding sequence ATGCCCCGGAACAGAGAGGAGCCTGCCGTGCCCCGGCCTCGTCCGACCGATGGCCTGGTGGTCCCGCCCGGCGCCGGACGCACCATCAGAACCGCCGCGCAGCAGGTGACCTTCAAGGTCACCGGCGCCCACTCGCGCGTCGCGTCCACCTTCGAGGTGGTCGTCCCGCCCGGCTTCGACGTCGGGGCCCACACCCACGACCGCAGCGAGGAGCTGTTCTACCTGATCGAGGGCGAGCTGGACGTGCTGGCCTTCGAGCCCAGGATCCGTACCCGCGCCGACTGGCGGACCTGGGAGTCCCCTTCCGGGGAGCGGCACGTCCGGGCCACCCCGGGCACGCTGATCCTGGTGCCGCCCGGCTGCCCGCACGCCTTCGCCAACCCCACCGGACGGCCGGCCCGGATGCTCTTCCAGGCCTCCCCGCCGCCGGACCACGAGCGGTACTTCGAGGAGCTGCTGGATCTGCTGAACAGCGGCGGCGACATCGACCCGGCGGCGGTCGAGGAGCTCCGGCGGCGGTACGACATCGAGCAGCTGACCCCGCTACGGCACGCACCGGCGGCCGGTGCGCGGATCGGAGCGACGCCATGA
- a CDS encoding spermidine synthase, with the protein MLSSSDDARMPVERAVALGTAKLMPDLDDEHGWLLTLDGTPQSYVDLAEPTHLEFEYTRRIAHLLDVLAPAGRPLDVLHLGGGALTVPRYLDDTRPGSRQRVVEIDGPLMELVAETLPWPSGIDVTIGDAREALGSIPPASVDVVVADVFRASRTPAHLTSVEFLRQAAAVLRPGGCYAANLADGPPLAFAKAQAATLRAVFPQTCLAAEPSVLRGRRYGNILLIGSDRPLPVKELSRRLAADPFPARLHDAEELAELVRGVAPVLDAAAEDSPPPPDGAFSIL; encoded by the coding sequence ATGCTGAGTTCGAGTGACGACGCCCGGATGCCGGTCGAACGGGCCGTCGCGCTGGGCACGGCCAAGCTGATGCCCGACCTCGACGACGAGCACGGCTGGCTGCTCACCCTGGACGGCACTCCGCAGTCGTACGTCGACCTCGCCGAACCCACCCACCTCGAGTTCGAGTACACCCGGCGGATCGCCCACCTGCTGGACGTGCTCGCGCCCGCCGGGCGGCCGCTGGACGTGCTGCACCTCGGCGGTGGAGCGCTCACCGTCCCGCGCTACCTCGACGACACCCGGCCCGGCTCCCGCCAGCGGGTGGTCGAGATCGACGGCCCGCTGATGGAGCTGGTGGCCGAGACGCTGCCGTGGCCGTCCGGGATCGACGTCACCATCGGCGATGCGCGCGAGGCGCTCGGCAGCATCCCGCCCGCCTCCGTCGACGTGGTGGTCGCCGACGTCTTCCGCGCCTCGCGGACCCCCGCCCACCTCACCTCCGTCGAGTTCCTCCGGCAGGCGGCCGCCGTACTGCGCCCCGGCGGCTGCTACGCCGCCAACCTCGCGGACGGCCCGCCACTGGCCTTCGCCAAGGCCCAGGCCGCGACACTGCGCGCGGTCTTCCCGCAGACCTGTCTGGCCGCCGAGCCCTCGGTGCTGCGCGGCCGTAGGTACGGCAACATCCTGCTGATCGGCTCCGACCGGCCGCTGCCCGTCAAGGAGCTCAGCCGCCGGCTCGCGGCCGACCCCTTCCCGGCCCGGCTCCACGACGCCGAGGAGCTCGCCGAGCTGGTCAGGGGAGTCGCCCCCGTGCTGGACGCGGCGGCCGAGGACTCGCCGCCACCGCCGGACGGTGCGTTCAGCATCCTGTAG
- a CDS encoding Gfo/Idh/MocA family protein — MRIGLLGTGPWAERVHAPALAAHPEVELAGVWGRRPEAASALAAGYEVPAYADVDKLFAEADAVSIALPPAVQAEFAVRAAEAGCHLLLDKPVALTVPEARRVAEATARAGVASVVFFTLRFGGTQAPWLAEQAAREGWFTARCEWLGSVFTADSPYAASPWRREKGALWDVGPHALSVLLPVLGDAVQVTGAQGPGDTVHLVLRHAAGASSTATLSLTTPPGAAVDGVGLELRGTAGLTRMPDRDESPATAFGRAVDALLASARSGEPHPCDAAFGLRVVEILAAAEQSVATGAAVSL, encoded by the coding sequence ATGCGGATAGGCCTGCTCGGCACCGGGCCCTGGGCGGAGCGGGTGCACGCGCCCGCGCTGGCGGCGCACCCGGAGGTGGAGCTCGCCGGTGTGTGGGGGCGCCGCCCGGAGGCGGCCTCGGCGCTGGCGGCCGGGTACGAGGTGCCCGCGTACGCCGACGTGGACAAGCTGTTCGCCGAGGCGGACGCGGTCTCGATCGCGCTGCCGCCGGCGGTGCAGGCGGAGTTCGCGGTCCGCGCCGCCGAGGCGGGCTGCCACCTGCTGCTGGACAAGCCCGTCGCCCTGACGGTGCCCGAGGCCCGGCGGGTGGCCGAGGCGACCGCGCGTGCGGGCGTCGCCTCGGTGGTCTTCTTCACCCTGCGCTTCGGCGGCACCCAGGCACCCTGGCTGGCCGAGCAGGCCGCGCGCGAGGGCTGGTTCACCGCGCGCTGCGAGTGGCTCGGCTCGGTGTTCACCGCCGACAGCCCGTACGCCGCCTCGCCCTGGCGCCGGGAGAAGGGCGCGCTGTGGGACGTCGGGCCGCACGCGCTCTCCGTCCTGCTGCCGGTCCTCGGCGACGCGGTGCAGGTCACCGGCGCCCAGGGGCCGGGGGACACGGTGCACCTGGTGCTGCGCCATGCCGCCGGCGCGTCCAGCACGGCCACCCTCAGCCTCACCACGCCTCCCGGGGCCGCCGTCGACGGCGTCGGCCTGGAGCTGCGCGGCACGGCCGGCTTGACCCGGATGCCGGATCGCGACGAGAGCCCGGCCACCGCCTTCGGCCGCGCGGTCGACGCCCTTCTGGCCTCGGCCCGCAGCGGCGAGCCGCACCCCTGCGACGCGGCCTTCGGTCTGCGGGTGGTGGAGATCCTGGCCGCCGCCGAGCAGTCGGTCGCGACGGGGGCCGCCGTCTCGCTCTGA
- a CDS encoding cytochrome P450, whose translation MTETCPVRPAVHYWPVEHLDALEFDPLLHRLLREEPIARVRMRFGEGEAWLVTRYEDVKEITADPRFSRELTVDRPVTGMTPHRVAPVGGIGRTDPPEHTRLRRLVAQAFNRRRAAALRVEAQEIADRLVVTMAEQGPPAELAEALTGPLPEQVIGRLLGVPAADFGRLQTWRGVILSSNHSLQEGNAVKAEIAGYFRELADHRVRQPGDDLFSELVAAQTAGALSRPELISLSVMVVLNALDQVRNQTSTMVYTLLTHPEQLARLRAEPSLLPQAVEELLRFIPQRNGVGMPRIATEDVAIGGVLIRAGEAVYVSYLAANRDPAVFADPDRLDLTRDEAPHLAFGHGAHYCLGAALSRMEAEVILSTLLRELPGLRLAVEPEQVRWRRGSVNRGPETLPLTW comes from the coding sequence ATGACCGAGACCTGTCCGGTGCGGCCGGCCGTGCACTACTGGCCGGTGGAGCATCTGGACGCCCTGGAGTTCGACCCGCTGCTGCACCGGCTGCTGCGCGAGGAGCCGATCGCCAGGGTGCGGATGCGCTTCGGCGAGGGCGAGGCCTGGCTGGTGACCAGGTACGAGGACGTCAAGGAGATCACCGCGGACCCGCGGTTCAGCCGGGAGCTGACCGTCGACCGGCCGGTGACCGGCATGACCCCGCACCGGGTGGCCCCCGTCGGCGGCATCGGACGCACCGACCCGCCCGAGCACACCCGGCTCAGGCGGCTGGTCGCCCAGGCCTTCAACCGCAGGCGGGCGGCCGCCCTGCGGGTCGAGGCACAGGAGATCGCCGACCGGCTGGTGGTCACGATGGCCGAGCAGGGCCCGCCCGCCGAACTGGCCGAGGCGCTGACCGGCCCGCTCCCGGAGCAGGTGATCGGCAGGCTGCTGGGCGTACCCGCCGCCGACTTCGGCCGGCTGCAGACCTGGCGAGGCGTCATCCTCTCCAGCAACCACTCCCTGCAGGAGGGCAACGCCGTCAAGGCCGAGATTGCCGGGTACTTCCGGGAGCTGGCCGACCACCGGGTGCGGCAGCCGGGCGACGACCTCTTCAGCGAACTGGTCGCGGCGCAGACCGCAGGCGCGCTCAGCCGGCCCGAACTGATCTCGCTGTCGGTGATGGTCGTGCTCAACGCCCTCGACCAGGTCCGCAACCAGACCTCGACCATGGTCTACACGCTGCTCACCCACCCCGAGCAGCTGGCCCGGCTGCGGGCCGAGCCCTCCCTACTGCCGCAGGCCGTCGAGGAGCTGCTGCGGTTCATCCCCCAGCGCAACGGCGTCGGCATGCCCCGGATCGCCACCGAGGACGTCGCGATCGGCGGCGTACTGATCAGGGCCGGCGAGGCGGTCTACGTCTCCTACCTCGCCGCCAACCGAGATCCGGCCGTCTTCGCCGACCCGGACCGGCTGGACCTGACCCGCGACGAGGCGCCGCACCTCGCCTTCGGGCACGGCGCGCACTACTGCCTCGGGGCGGCCCTCAGCAGGATGGAGGCGGAGGTGATCCTCTCCACCCTGCTGCGGGAGCTGCCGGGGCTGCGCCTGGCGGTCGAACCCGAGCAGGTCCGCTGGCGCCGGGGCTCCGTCAACCGCGGCCCGGAGACCCTGCCGCTGACCTGGTGA